The genomic segment gaCTTGGTTGGTAGgtgagtgacttttttttttgtatagacctggtgattttttctttctcatatccTGTTGCTTGCTATTGAAGTAGGTCGGgtttctgttgccttgcctccCCGATTATTTGGAGCAGTTTTTAAAGGTTCTGTGGGGCTTTTGAGTGCTAGAAATTTTATTTCATGAATGGGAAACCCCAAACCAAAGAAACCAGGAGAAGCTTTctctttcattaaaaataaaaggaccagtgcatgaaaaatctgaaaatgaaagtaaGCGTTGAAAAagctcaaaatgaaacaaatacaagtgggtgtgatttttttgggggggggggttgcttttgtttttgctgtgcatccaaaaaaggaacattttccaaTCTATGACAAAGATTTTTAGCATGGTACTTTAAAACAGACATATGAACACATATGATCATATGTTGTTCAGCTGTTCTGAAACACCCCTGCATAAATGGAAACATGCACAGGGATCCCCCAAATTCATCCAAGCAAGCCTTAAATGTCTAGGAAAGCTCTACATGCCATCTCACATGGTCTTATGGCCAGTTGAGAGGAGTATTGCTGGGTTGAGCTGTAAGAGCCTCCTGCTGTGTCAGGTTAATGGGGACAGGAAGGACCTTCTCCATGGAACCAGAATAGAGGCCTTGACTGTTGGAATTTTTCAGAGTCCTTTAAAATGCTGGTAGAGATGTTCCACCCAAGAATTCTCTTAAGTTCACTTCAGACTGTGgtgttcgcccttgtggcccctgcttgtctttccctcacaaaggctcacgtcacgTTTTcatcttgctgccaccagtggattgcctcaatccacaatataaatgacatttgtctgaacacttgacttgtgaacagaaacagaacttatttattgaagcgAAGCAGACTGAAAAATaacagttcttcagatacacattatacctaagcaattcatcaacagttctctcagtacatacttcttttctcttgctatatcattaccatcttctctacctattttcttaaccagctttatctctctgagtatctgttccctctctctctgactaactagcctttatctgactcctccttctcctgccaaacctcatgtagctgctgactccgcctcttcaGTCTTcccataggttcatgcaaatcagctcatgaatatgaatggcatgagtgacatgggtgaTCATCACATTGACTTTGCATAGGTTGAAATTGTCTTCCTATATCTATAGAGTATAGAAACACAACCAATGTGaaataaattcaaaaatattatatttcagttgaatatacagtataggacAATCATAGATATATGGGAGTTTTTTTTGTGCATCTCCATGTAAATGTTCAACCAAAATACTCAACCAAACGTTTAAAAGCCCTGTTTTGTACTTCAAAAACACCAATTACTGAATATAGAGACATATTTTCTCATAAGAACCATACAGAGAGGTTGCCTAGAAAGGCAAGAAAAATACAATGTGTCTCAGAAAATGTACTATGTGCATTCATTGAATTTATGTTATTTTCCAGTACCAGAAATTACATCTCTTCCTATTTATGGCTCTTGTTGTCCTGAGCAATGTGAAAAGAATTTCATTATCAGAAACTAGATGCAATGTGAGATGCAATAAACCAGTAAAAACATTAAATGTAGAAACAGATCATGATCTTATTGTGCAgggcagaaaatggaatgctgatttTTAGATGGAACCTCTGAAGAACTGTGGGAAGTCTTGGAAGTTGAATTTCTTATACGGCTGACTAATGACAGGTTGCTGTCTGAGGTAAAGAACAAGGGGGCATCTTTGCAATACATTTTCTGTCCTTGGCAATTCACTGCAGTGTTAGTGTGTATGAAGCCTTTTACAAATGTTTTTAGGAAGTTGTGCATAAAATATTCTGCTTATATATTTGTAGATGCAAAAGTACTGTAGAGAAACCATACAGTTTTTATTTCTCtcaagtaataaaaataaatccttgtaagcagaaaaacacacttcACCTCTTCATGAAGTAAGAAAGGGTGCTCAACAGTTTAGGCCCCTTTATTATAGGCTTTCAAAAGAGACTTAGAAACTTATTATAGCCGAGAAAAGTGCAGCTCTGATGTCTATCAAAGCAAAAcagcattctataaggcaattttaaaaactgaggcaGCCTGAACAAAATGTATACGTTTTAAAAGAGGGCTTCAGACCAGCACTAAATTGGGCACAGTTGTAGCAGTCAACTCTTGCTGTGCGCCTAATCTAGAAAAGTTTGGacaaagagttttcaagttatgatgattaaaagtaaaactgtttcccTTGTTCAGCTACCCCTGATTTAAAATAACTTGCATAAATTGAAAGGACCAATCTTGCTTCTCTTGAAAGCAAATTCTTGGCATCACCTGCTTTATTTGGAGAGAATCTAGGCTGTAGGGGGTGTAATactggtcttaaaaaaaaaaaaaaaaaaaaaaaggacttccAAGTGTGAGAAACAGTAATACAGTATAGACTTTTTTTAACAATGAGCATGCATGCTAAAGCTTGTCAGGAACAGTTTTAGGAATGGATATATTGTTGCTAAGATCTGCAGGTCAACTAAAGTTCACAGCCATTATGAAATGGAGTCTAAAAATGGCTTTACCTTACGTAGAGTAATGAAGTGTCAGGGTtccagaaagggggacattttgtCATATATCTTCTGGGAATTTTGCGaagcatattcaaagtattttctcatatgttaaaaaatccaaaagagGATCAggatttttcaaacaaaacagCACCTTAATATGAggttttcaaagggaaaatcagcTCCAGTCCTGGACAGTCTGAATGTTTGACCCTGTCAGTAAGGACCAACTTatctgactctcaggaggagaacttttgaAACCCCTTCATGGCCAAACAGGCTTCTTGGCATTCGTGCTTGCAAGGAGATTCTGTGTATGGTTGTAAAAATACTTCACCTTATAGGGAATTACCTGAGGTATTTAACACATGATAAGCTGTGAGCAAAGCATTTGCAAAGCTACGAAGGCACAGCTCTTCTCTAAAGACTGAAATTTGGTTGTGAATCTTTCTGCATGGTTATCAGCTTACTGAAAACTTGATGCAAGCACACTTTAAAATGGTCTTTCATACATGCACATTAACAGCATGAGAGAAACTTAAATGCTATTCAAACCATGTGTGTGAAAACCATGTTAATCAGTTCTGGGCCAAAACTGGCATAGGGATGTTGGCTTGTTCAGGAAGTTCtgcacagctcttgcaaaccaacagctgTGGAttattttattgagtcaatcctgtcagagtataaaatttacaggcctgagcagaacaaatgtcctaatgagcagccatgatgttcaggtgtgtcaaaatgctgagtcactgtgactcaggagggctggctcaaagatgatgcaacattGTGCTGATTGGACACGGCCAGAGGCATAactgtatatatgtggactgtacagagaagatgtattcctgctcttcGGATGAATTCATGGTGTCGTGCTGTCGCTCTGTATAtctgtaaatatcctgtaaatatacgtctggtggtggaagaagctgatcatgtctgtgtgagtcattttgccacaaggaccttgaagttactctgctgAAACTTTTTCGCGTGTTCACGCACTAacaaatccatctcatgttaggtcttcttaCTGCTCCCCCATTTTTCTcagtaatattgtcttttctagtcagttctgtattctcattatatgtgcaaggcaggatagcctcagtttattcatttttgccctagtgagagttcaggtttgacttgattgagcacccacttaaCTTGCGTTTTCAACTATCTATGGTATCTGCAAGGCCCTCCTCCAATActgcatttcaaatgagttgattctcCCCTATCTTTCTTCGCTATCTTTTTTTCACctaatatggatgattttgaccttgatttCCAGTGACAAGCTCTGCTAATTCCCAGCCCCTCCCTTTATTAATTTCACAAGATGggaggacatattttggaaaacatgcaaacaacatgtttgtagagcaaAGGTTTTGAAATTAGAAGATAGCTTTCTGGGCTGCATTCTATgaagcaggcatggcaacattagtttaccacAACATTAGTTTGTACTCAGAGGCACgaagtaatcaaaatgcctaggAGAAATATATCTTTCAGATTAACTGTGTGCATTCAAGTACATGACTCTGCAGCTGAAAGGTACTGGATTGTTTATCCCCAAAGACTTTACATGAATTTGGAATGATTTCTACCTCATACAATCTGGTGCATAGCACTCCCAGCCAATATGTATTGGGAAAGAATGTTCCCTCGGGGTTGGCATTCTTTCATGCTCAACAATGGTGCACAGTGTAGCCAGAATTTGAGAAGACTACTTCCTTGTAAAGGAAAGGTATGGATACATTGCAAAACCTCATTTTAAATCACATTCAGggctctttgcaaaatgatgcttcTTGGGAATACAGTATACTTGAACCTTTAGGAAAGTTGGGAAATTGTTCAAATTAGGGTATCTGGTAGgctttgttttttgcattgaaaaatgtaTGCTAAATTCAGTTCCGTATTTCCTGATTTGTTGTTCTATATCAAGATGAATGGAGCAACAAATATTGTAAATTATTCTCTCAGCCTCCTCCTTAATACTACAACTTATGAATCATCACTTTGTGTTTGAAACATTGGCATCCAGACTCAAAACTGAGAGCAGCAGCAAAGATCATGCTCTGCTGACAACATGcttcagcaaagaaaaagaaggttCCTAATGCAGATGAGAAGAAAGAAGACCACCATCCTCTGAATCTGCAAAATCCAAGATCTGAAAATCCAAGTGATACATACCTATAGAACTTGTTGAAGAATAACTCtgacaattgttttttgtttgggtgagaagtggttaaatgatgggaggggggaagagccaggtcctgggatttccccctgcttggtgAATGATAGTGAGtgcaagaaggtatcctgtaggccagtggtccccaaccttgggcctccagatgttcttggacttcaactcccagaaatcctggccagcagaagtggtagtgaaggcttctgggagttgtagtccaagaacatccggaggaccaaggttggggaccactgctctaggctatCTAGACTGTTGACATTGATGTCAGTCAACATACAGGCTGACTTTTGTTATGTAATCCGTgggatcctttttcctgctgcccacatgggcacaatattgtacagcaatattgggcaattttctggcattttgaattgtagacagagaagcacaatatcccgtacagtggtacctcgctagacgatgaccccgctgtaTGATGAATctgcaggacggtgacttttttgcaatcgctatagcgattgcaaaactatgtttcctatgggggattttcacttgacGTCGATTAAGTCCGTGTtttgcgaaccatttgttcacaagatgacgatgttttctggctctgcaaaatggctgccctgtgttttcaggacccatgcttcgcagggcagccattttaacagctgatcggcactccgaaatggcttcccctatggacgatcttcgacGAGAtaatttccctattggaatgcattaaatgggtttcaatgcattccaatggggaaactgtttttgctggatgatgttttcgcttaacatcgatttcaggggaacggattatcgttgtggtgtgtggcaccactgtattcacaaacTGGATTTATTCTGGGCTCCCCAAATGGGTTTAGTACTTTGGACAGCTCCCTctctctgaaacacacacacacacacacacacacacacacacacacacacacacacacacacacacacacacacacacacacacacacacacacacacacacacgagatgCAGTAACAATGTGTTACTGCCTGTATGTTGGAATGAAAGACAAGTTCAAAGACTTTTCAACTTAACCTCATAGACCAACCGGAAATCTGAGCAACTCTTGTGTATGCTTAAATCTCCGCTTGCATGTGTAAATCCTTGATCTGAGCAACACAGAGCCGATATTTTATGAACTGAGGCTGGAGACTGACAATCAGCTGGTCTACTCTCTGCCTCCCAGCTGACAGTAGCACATCCACAGCGTGTGATTGCTCATCTCTGTCATACTGGAAATCACGTTTTGTCACTTTCTATTGCAAGATGTTGAAAAGATTTCTTAACCAAAATAATTAAGAAGCAAAAACTATGCATGCAAACAACTGCAATAATTCCTTTGATTTCCTACTCTCTTAAAAATAATCCAGCTCTATTACAGATGGACAAATCTCTCCATTTCACTTTTCCTCATATTCAGATTTTAGAGATGCTGGTAAACTAAGGTCCCAGACTTACATGAGTGTAGCTTGTTGCTGCCAAGAAGGATTCCCCAGGTTTGGGATGTCCGGGCAGGCATAGTGGCAGTTTGGCAAGACAGGCTGGGGGTGACTGCCAGGGATCCCCCTCTCAGCTCCTGATTGGCCAGCAGGTAGTTGGGTTCCCTGGCCGGCCTTATATTGGTGGAGTCTGCTGGACTGGTTGACCAGGAAAGGGGAGTTTCCACTCAGTTCCACCTGTCCAGCTTTAAAACAGGAGGGCATAGCCACTCCCTGTCCAGTCTGCTGCTCACTgtcccttttcctccctccctcttttatgGTGGCAGAATATTGAGCTTATTTTATTGGTTGCAAGAGTGAAGGGTTGAGTGTATCACTACAATGCTCTTTTGCTGTATATTGATTTTGTCCCATCTTTGTTGGCAGTTCAGGGCATCCAGGTAGAAACCAGACAGTTTAAGGGTGAAGACAGGAGACAAATCCCCAGAATGGTAAATGAACCACCCAAAATTGGGAGATTGGAGCAGAGTCATAGTCTGGCCTAGCTTGGAGGCCTAGTGGCTCAATCCCTGCCCTCACATGCCCATCATGGAGTGGTGTATGCTTGGGTGGTCCCTAGAAAATGGCTACTTCTGGTGGAACATTCAGTGGCTGCTGAAGCAAACAGAGGTAAGCATGAGGGGGCATTTGGGCTTCCTGATGGACTGGATCCAATCCCCTAATGCTGGCCAGGGACTGCTGCTTTAACCAATAAAATTGTGACCTCTTCCCCTTCCCAAAGAATGGTGTGTATTGGATTCCTTTTGTGCAGTCTAGATAGCCCAGAGGCCCCACTCAGTAATAGGCCAGCAAActcagttaaaaataataataaacaaaccaGAAATGAAGTTTTCATTCATCCTTAGTAGGGCTGAGCAAATCTGTTATTTTCACTCTCTTCCACATGTGAGTTTTGTCGGTTTTGATAAATTCCAAGAAAGAACAAACTGAATGACAGAATTCTTACCTATCCATACAGGCCTGAAGAGCTGAATCCATTTGCTTATGTTACCAGCCGCTGGCAGATTGTGTCTACAAAATTAGGGTTCTTGGTACACCAATTAAATCTCACAAATAATCAGGTATTTATAGTGACAAGGAACATCAATCCATCGCGAACTCTCATTTAGTATAACACAGTCCTCATTATTGTCATTGTTAGGCTCTCCTCCTGCCCAGTTTGTGTAACCTACAGTTTCTCCATTTGAATATACAAATTTGCCCTCTGTCTGTCTATCGTTGATATCAAGGAAAGCATGCTCTGATTTCCTCTTCATAACCTCTGTCAGAGCTGTGTTCTCAGCTACATTCCTTGGGGTGGCAAGGGCTGCCCCCGCGCTGGCACACAGAGTTTTTCCATTTGCGAATGTGTCATGTTTGCCAGTTGAAACAAAGGTTTTCTGCCCAACACTGATGGCTCCCTGCAACATCAGAActagaaacagagagaaaggcatATCCCTGTGAGAATCTGTAGGAACAGCTTGAAGTAAATATCATAATCTGTCTGCACAAACCATGTACATGACCCAAAGTTAAGCACTTCTCATGAATGACCACCACtctgcagaacttgaaaaagttccttttttttttttttggactacagattttGGAACCCTCCAGTCAGTGACCATGAAATTGTGATCACCATTACAGAAATATATATCAAATTTGTCCAAATACAAGTGCCACTGTTCTGATGGTCCCCTACTAAGAAGTCATCCagcagatatacagtataaaaacaaaaaagagaagatgcTCTAGATACTGGTCATGGTTTGGAAAAATCTC from the Pogona vitticeps strain Pit_001003342236 chromosome 3, PviZW2.1, whole genome shotgun sequence genome contains:
- the MBL2 gene encoding mannose-binding protein C isoform X2, producing the protein MHLLRLYAALLLGTSLSLAAVSETSRFDSNTCTVVACSTPGLNGLPGRDGKDGTKGEKGDPGVAVRGQQGPPGKAGPPGPHGIQGPTGQKGQKGDTTAVDTIQRKVTALENTIQTLQADLSKNKKILMLQGAISVGQKTFVSTGKHDTFANGKTLCASAGAALATPRNVAENTALTEVMKRKSEHAFLDINDRQTEGKFVYSNGETVGYTNWAGGEPNNDNNEDCVILNESSRWIDVPCHYKYLIICEI